The segment AGCCCTCGCGCCGGCCAAAGGTTGGCCGCTGGCGTCGAGCACTTGTCCGCTCAGGGTCCGGCCGCGCACCAGGCGCACGTCCAGCGGTTCTGGCGGCGTCCGCGCGTCGGGACTAATGAGCACCGTCCGCGCGTGGCCGACCTGGCTCATGAAGCCAAATGCAAGACCAGCGCGGGCCGTGGGCAAGGAGTCGGGTAAGCCCCGCTTCAGCTCCGGCAAGTGCGCCAACGCGCGATGTTCCGGCGACCGCTCGAAAAGCTTGACCACGTCGTCGTAACCGACGCGAATCGTCGCGTACCCGTTCGGCACGCCGTCCGGGCGATCGACCGCCAGCGCGCCAGGCCCAGGCGCGACGACGATGCGGAACGAGCCGTCGGGGCCGGAGCGCGAGTGCGAGTGGAGATCCACGCCTTGTTCGGCGAGAGATGCCACGTGTTTATTCAGATAGAGCGGTTGGTAATGGATGCCAGCCACCAGCGGCCGACCGGTTTCGCTGTCCACGATAGTGCCGCGAAGCTCGATGCCTTGCACCAGTTCAACGTCTTGCACGAGCGGTGCGAGGCCGGTCGCATCGGCAACCGTTGGACTGGCGCGAAAATAGGCCGGTCCGTCGGCGCGCGGCTCGACGCTGAGCGTGTAGTTGGGCTCTTTGCCGCATCCCTCAAGAACATAACGGCCTGCCTCATCGGTCTCTGCCACGGCGGTCGTGGTGTTCCAACATCGCACCTTCACGCCGCGCACCGGTCGCCGCGTCGCGCGGTCGCGCACGACACCCTCAATGCTGCGCGCGGGTTCGGCCACATAGTCGGACACGGCGCCGTACAGAACGCGACCAGCCCGCGGCGCGGAGGTCGGTTCGACCGGCGGCGCAGGACCGCGAATCGTCTCGCGCACCGCCGTGGTCGCTTCGAAGGTCGTGTGGCGGATGCCGGCGCCGCGCACGTGCAACTTCACCACGGTATTGGCGCTGAGTCCGGCGATGCGGAAGCGTCCATCGGCTGCCGTGGTCACTCGGGCCGGCTGTTTCGGCAACGCACCGTATTGCCAATCTTTGCCCATCCGCAACAGAGTTCGGCCTTGGGCGACGTCGTCGAGCACCATCTTCATCATATCGCCGTCGTAGCGGAGGATTGTTTCGACCCGCAGTTCGACTCCCGCGAGCGGCCTGCCTTCCGCGTTGACGATACGCCCGGTAATCGTTTTCTCCTCGGGCAGGTTGAGAACAATGTCGCCGGGCGGTTGGTCTTTGCGCAGATACTTCCAATCGGGCGCGAGGCCGTCGGCAGTTGCGACCACGAGCAAGTCGGGCTTGGCGCCGATTCGTTCGTCAAATTGCGGCCAGCGGAGCGAAAACTCGAAGCGGCCCGCGTCGTCGGTCGCGGTCGATGCGAGCGGCGGATCGTCCGCGTCGAAGACCGCCAAACGCACATCCACGGCGGCGCCGGCGACAGGTCGTCCGTCGCCATCCCGCACGCGACCGCTGACAATGCTTTCTTTGACCGGCTGAGTGGACGACGCGCCTTTCTCTTGGTTGTCTGAGACGGAGTCGTCACCCACAACCAGATCGCCGAGGTCTTTGACTTCACCCGCATTCACTTGCACGTCTTTGAAAGGAATGCCGATGAACATGTCTATGGTTTGGCCTTGATAGGGGCGCGGCGCCGATGCGTTTGAATAATAGGTCCATCCGGGAATCAGCCCGTCGAGCCGGAAACGCCCTTGCTTGTCGACGGGGATTCCCGTCGGACTTCTTGCCAAGCTGGGATGCGGCGCCCAGACCGCCGAGTTATCGTGGGCGAAGGCTGCGCTAATCGTAGCGTCATCGATCGGCTCGCCGTCGGCGTCGACCAAACGCCCTTGAACGCTGCCCCCCGAGACTAGTTTGATCTCAACAGTCTCTTTCCCGCCGTACTGCACGAAGCCGCCGCCCGCCAGGTTTCGCCAGCGGTGGAAGACAAACACTTTGCGTCGTTCGCCAGGCAGCAAGTCCTGGATTTCAAACTGCGGCCCCTCTTGATTTTGCCATCCCCAGCGCTCGTTGGCGCCGTGAGCTAGGAATCCAACCACAGGATTGCCCTTGGGATCCACGACGCGCACCGCGACCGGGCGGCTGACGAACAAGGGCATGTCGACGCGGACGCTCTCTTGCCCGGCAGTCGTTGAAACCTCGGCAACCCGTTCGTAGTTCGTCGAAATAAGCTGCTGCTGCAACGTCGGGAAAACCTTTCCACCGCCGAGGTCCTTGCCGCCCGCAATCTCGTTGGCACCGAACCCGCGCGGGTAGCGGTCGATGTCGTGGTGCTTATCGAAACCGTCGTAGCGGAACGCCAGAATGCCGCGGCTGGGCAATACCGGCACGCGAAACTCTCCGTTGGCGTTGGTCCAATAGCGGCCGTCCAAAAAGGCCTCGGTCAGCCCAGGAATGGCCTCCTCCAGCTCGCGGTTCTGGAAGAAATGGTAGCTGATCTCTCCGGTGAATGGCTTGCGGGTTTCCGCGTCGAAGACGCGTCCCTCAGCCCATACGCCACGCTTGAGTCGAAAATCTCGCTCGATCACGGCGCCCTGGGCGGAGGTGTCAGTTGCATGCCCGACGGGGATATATGCCGCGTTGCCGGTGGCAAAGGCGACCAGGCTGTTGCCGCTGCCGACGGGCAGGCCCGTGATTCGATAGCGGCCGGCCGCGTCGGTGGTGGCGGCGAGATGTTCCCGCTCTCGACTGGTGGTCACAAGCTGGCCTTGCACCTGGAAGGCCCGCACGACGGCGTCGGCGATCGGTTCGCCGGTGTCAAGATCCAGCACTCGCCCTTCGACCGGCTTGGAGGGACCGACGACGAAATCGAACTCGTTGGAGTAGACCGCCAGTGTACCGCCTCCCTCGAACCGATCGAGCACGATTTTCTCGCCCGGCTCGTTTCGGGCCACGATTTCCGTCGCTTCGATGCCGTCACCTCGCACCAATAATTGCACGAACCGCTTGGCGCCGATGTCGCGCAGCTCGAAGCGTCCCGTCGCATCGGTCACGGCGCTGGGCAATACGTCTCGCAACTGAACCGGCTCAATGACGTTCATTAAGTTGGCGACCCGCTGCCGCCAGACGGCGTTCTCAACTCCGCGAGCTTCGGCATCCCCGTAGCCGCCAATGTCTCTTTCGCCATTGAACCAGCGGATGCGGACCTTCGCGCCGGCGACCGGCTGCCCATCGATGTCGATCAAGCGTCCGCGGACCGGTTCGCCGGCTTCGGGCAAGCGCGTCCGCTCCTGTTGAGCGCCGGTCACCGCGCGCGCCAGCGCCTCAAGGAATCCTGCCGGCGGGCTCGTCGCCCGGCGAATCTCGTCGGGCGAGGTGAACGCGAACCCGTGGCCGGGCGCCGTGACCGCGATTCGATCCGTGTAGCTCCAACTCGCCGGCATCGTCGGCTCGACCGGCGGCGGTTCGGCAAAATGGTATTTGCCGTCATCGCCGGTGGTCGCCAGCAATCGCGGCGGCTCGGGCTGTAGATCGTGGACGCGTGCGCGGATCCAATACAGCCTCGCCCCCGCCACCGGCTTGCCGTCCGCTCCCACCACGATGCCGTGCAGTTGGTTGTCTGGTGCCCGCTCGGGCTTATCGGTTTGTTCCCGCGGTTTCCCACGTTCCTCGGCGGCCTTCCGCTTGGATTCCGTATCGTCGGCTTTACCGGCTTCGGCGTTGGCTTTCTTATCCACCGCGTCGGATGCCGCTGGCGGGTCGGCCAACGACGGCCGTTGACCCAGACCGACGAAACCCACGGCGGTGGCCCCGATGAGCCCGCCGGCGATGATCAGGACAACCAAGAGATTACCTGTCCGCGTGGAGAGACTGCGCGACGAATCGACGATCCGCGTCACGCGCCTGGCCAAGATCGACCGCAACGACACCATAGCGACGCCGGCCGCGCCCACGGGCGGCGACGAAAGCTCGGCGATTTCCAACAGCCCGCGCGCATACCCTTCTCGGTCGCCGCCAAGCTGTACGACATAGTCGTCGCACACCTCCTCAGCCGCAGACTCCAGCCGGCGCGCGAGCAACCACACGAGCGGCTGATAGAAAAACAGGGCCTCGGTCAGTCGCATCAGCAGGTTCCACCAGCCATCGCGGCGGCGCAGGTGAGCCAGCTCATGAACCAACACGTCGCGCAGTGGCAGCGACGCCTCGGCTTCGGGCAACAGCACGACCGGACGCCGCAGCCCCGCCAGGCAAGGGCTGGCCAGATACGGACTGCGACGCACCTCCGGCGCGGCTACTGCAAGCAGGGCCGAGAGTTCGCGGCAGGCCTGCTGCGCGGTTGGCTCGGCCACCGCCGCCGCGCGACGCAGTCGGCCTAGCCGGCGCCAAGCCAGGCCCAATCGCGCGAGAAGCCACGCCGATACCGCCAGCCATATCAGCGCAATTCCGATCGCCGCGTAGCCGAATGCCCGCACGTGGAACGCCGATGGCTGACGGGCTTCGGCGGCCGACTGCCGTACGGGCGCGTTGGGCGACACCGGTGGTTCTGCCGCTGGTTGTAAGGTGGAAAAAGCGAGCTTGCGAGCGCCGGCCCACCGAGATGGACGCGCCGCATGGTGGGCCGGCGCTCGTTCCACTCGCTTGTCCCACCCTACGCCCGTAACAATGCCGAAATCGCCGGGCAGTGGCCCGCCCTGTGCCGCAGAATTGGCGACGACCGTGGCCTCTTCGGCACTTTCGGGAGGAAACGATTTCAACTCCTCGTAACCCCAGGCCACGGACAATTCCACCGACCAGCCGGAGACGCCGCCGCGTGCCAACAGGGAGGTTACCAGCGGGCAGACGATTACCGCCGCCAACGTCGTGCGATACATGGCCGACTGCAACGCCGAGCCGCGGCGGCCCAAGAACCACGCGACGGCCAGGCCCGCCGCGATCAGCAAAGTCGATTGCAGCAGCCAGTTGGCCGCGAACGAGACGACGGCCCGCGCCGCGTCGAGCAGAGCCATTTGCGCGTGAAGCCAGTGCATGGCGGTCACCTCACTTCTTGATGCGTCGATTGATGAGCTTGCGAATCTCCTCGATTTCCTCGCGCGAGACGTTTTCGTTCTTCAGCAGATGGGCCACCAGGCCCGACGCGCTGCCGCCGAACACGCGCTCCAGCACGTCGCGCGTGGCGCTCTGCTGGAACTCCTGTTCCTCCACCAGCGGGTAGAACACGAACGTCCGTTCCCGTGCTTCGTGCGACACGGCGCCTTTTTCCTCCAACCCGCGCAGCAAGGTCTGCACGGTGCTGTGGGCGATCGGTTCTCGCCGATTGATGGCGTCGGTGATTTCGCGGGCCGTCGCCCGCCCGCGCTTCCACAAGACCTGCATGATGACGAGTTGCACTCGGCCGAGTCGAGGTGCTGGCATGAATGTCTTTCCTTTGAATGCCGGTTAGTTTACTCTGATAAATCTATCAGCATAGACTGTCGCTGTCAACCGAATTCTTTTGATGCTGCCGCCGGGCAAGCGTTCGGCGCACACTGCGTAGCAGAAACTCGTGAGAGTTCTGGCCCAACTCGCGACGGCGGCCAGACTTCTCACGAAGCCTGCTACGGGCGGGGTCGACCGCGTTGCTCCGCGACTACCGCCGCCTTGTCGTTCAGTTGAGCGCCTTCATTTTCAAATCGCCCAGTTCGAGTTGTTCGCCCGGACCGAGTTGGCGGTTTTCGCTGGTGATGCGTGGACCGCCGAAAAACTTGTCGCCTTGCTGGAAGCTCAGAGTCAGCCGCTCGCCCGGCAACACGTTTTCCACCCGGAACCGGCCTTCCGCGTCGGTCTTAAGCGGCGCCTGGTCCCGCTGCAGGAACCAAAACAGCTCCCTAGCGGCGCGACGCTGGTAGCCGATCTGCACCACCGCGTCGGCGAGCGGCTCTCCGTCAGGGTCGAGAGCACGGCCGGCGATGCTGGCCGTTGGCCGCAGCCGGACCGTCACCGGCCCTGGCTCGCCGCCGGTCAGTGTCAGCGACGCGGCCAGGTGGCGCCGGGCATGGAGGATGCACACGTGTCGCGGCCGGTCGGCCCCAAGGCCATAAATCGTGCAGGTGGCCGCCGCGATTTTGAAGGTGATCGGCCCCGTGTCCGCCACCCCGGAGACAACCGCATCGGTCAGCGGCTGACCCTGCTCATCTTCGATCGCAATGGTCGCGGTCTTGCCGGGATCGAGCGGCAAGTCGCACGTCACCGGCCCGCCGTCGGGCGCAAGGTCGAGAACCTTGACGGCATTTTGCATTGTCAGCGACTGCCTTGTATCGTCCGCGCCGGCGAAATAACGATCGTCGTCGTCGCCTATCGTCGGCACGCGTTTACTGTCTTCTTCGCTGAAGCTGGCCTGCCGATAGGTCATCGGCTTGTTGCCGTCGATGCCTGGACGGCCGATTTGCACCCCCCTGGCCGTCAGCACGCCGGGGCCTGGAATGGCCAATATGCGGAAGCGGCCGTCGTCGTCGGTCTGCTTCGACCCTGTCCGCAGGAATTTGGACCAACCGTAGCCGGGGTCGTCGGCATACTGGTTTCCGGGCAGCGGCACAAACTGTACGCTGCCCTTCACCCTGCGGCCGGTTGCCTGGTCGAACAAACGGCCCTCGACAACGACCCCCTCCTTCATCTCCACATCGACGTCGACGATTGTCTGGCCCGGCGTGAGCTCGAGCCGCACCGACCTGAAAAGCAGGTTGCCGCCCGGGGGCCCATAAACGCCCAGCCCGGCGTCGTGACTGCGGCGCAGGCCGCGCAGCTCGAAGCGGCCCGTTTCGTCAGTTTGCGCATCGATGGGATTGTTCCCTGTGCCTATCCTCACGCCGGCGCCCGACGAGCCAACCAGGGCCCGCGCCACCGGCTGGCGGTCGCGTCCGGTAAACACCGTGCCGCGAACCACCAATTCCGTTTCGGCAACGTGATCGAAGACTGGGCCGGTCAACCGGGGGAACATTCCCAACCTGCGCATTTGCGGCAGCATGTTGGCCTGGGCCGCCTTGTTGTACTTCTCGGCATCGAAGCCGTCGCGGTTGATGACCCAAAGCTCGTCGGAAACGAGGCCGGCAGCGGAGATGTTCACCGACGCCACCCGCTCGGTTCCAATACCCGACAGCTCGAAACGCCCGTCTTTGTCGGTGACGGTCGTGAGAGTCGTGAGAAGCGGGAGGAAACTGGCGTACAAACTCGGTTCGAGCTTGCCGCGAGGATTGCTCTGCTTCCACCAGTCCGTTAGAAAATCGTCAAGATTACCGCTCGGCGAAGCGGATATCATGGTGACCGCGACTTTGGCGCCGGCAATATGCCGGCCTTCCGTGTCGGTCACACGGCCGCGAATTGGGCGATCTTCGACCAACCGCAGCACGGCGTCGTCCGGCACCTGATCCGGAACGAAGTAGACCCAATCGGCCCCGTAGCCCGGCTTGTAGGCGAGCAATGGCCAGTGGGCCATCCCGACGGCCGTCGGATAGATTGGTGCGTCGTTCTCCCTGAGCGACAACTCAAAACGTCCCTCGTCATCGGCGACCGCGCGCTTCTCAAACAGCACATCTTCGCGCTTGCGGGGTGGCGGCGCCTTGAAATGAACCCAGTACAATCCCGCCCCCGCCGCCGGTTTGCCGTCGGGCAACAGCACATGGCCGCGAAGCACGGTCGGCTCGTCGGCGCCGGCCGCAGCCGCCAACGACGCCGCGACAAGTGCCACTAAGATTACGCCAGAGCGAGCAAGTTGAAGTCGGGTCATCATCGGCCTCCTGAAGCATGGGGGGATTGGCGTGCCTGCCGGCATTATGTCGCGCTGCCTGTGGTGAAAGCAAATCCAGCTAAAAGTCAGTCGTCGGCGTTCACCGCACTTGCTTCACCTTCACATCACCTAGCTCGAGCTTCTGTCCGGATTCGAGCTGCCGTTCTTTCGTCGTCAGACCGTCGATATAAAAATAGGCGTCGCCTTGCTTGAAGCCGAGCGCGAGCCGCTCGTTGGGCAAGACGTCTTCCACCTGGAACCGGCCCTCAGCATCGGTCTTGAGCGGCGCCTGCTCCATGCGCGCGAATCGTAGCAGCTCCGACGCGCTGCGGCCGAAGTAATTGACCTCCACAACCGCATCGGCCAGGGGCGCTCCGTCGGGATCGAGCGCGCGACCGACGATGCTTGCCGGCGCGCCAAGGCGAACGGTTACCGGTCCTGGCTCGTCGCCCGTCAGCGTGAGTGACGCTGCCAAGTGGCGCTCGGGATGCAGGATGCACAAGTGCCGCGGCCGGTCCGCACCGAGACCGTAAACAGTGCAGGTCGGCTCGGCGATCTTGAACGTGATCGGCCACACATCCGTGACTCCCGCCACCCACGCATCCGAGACGGCCTGGCCCTGCTCATCTTCAATGGCAATCGTCACGGCCTTGCCGCGATCGAGCGGCAAATCGCAGGTGATCGGCCCACTGTCGGGCGCCGGGTCGATGACTTTGACCGCGCCGAAGAGGCTCAGGGAGCTGCTTTGATTTCTCGAGATGGTGAAGTAACGGTCGTCGTCCCCGACGGTCGTCGGCACGCGCTTGCTATCTTCTTCATTGAAGCTTGCCTGTCGATACGGTATCGGCATATTGGCGTCTAACCGCGGGCGGTTTGTTTGCACCTGGGCCCTGAGCACGCCCGGGCCCGGAGGCACCAGAAGGCGGAAGCGCCCGTCGTCGCCGGTGATCAAGCTTCCGCGCATGACGTCGTAGCCGGGTTCTTCGACGAAGCGGTTCTCGGCCAGCGGCACATAGCCCACGCCGCCCTGGACGCCCAGTCCCGTCGCCTGATCGAAGATTCGCCCTTCGACGACGATCCCCGCCTTCAATTCGACTTCCACGTCGATGACGGTCTGACCTGGCGCAACGTCGAGCCGAAGCGCGCGAGAAAGCAAGTCGCCGCGCGGATGAACACTCAGCGGCACCTCTTGACTGCGGCGCACTCCACGCACTTCGAAATGCCCGGCCGCATCGGTCGTCGGCATTGTGGAAAAGTTCTGACGACCGCCGCCGGCGCCAACTTTGGCCATGGCGATGGGCTTGCGGTCCGGCCCGGTGAATACGCTGCCGCGGATCACGAGCTCCGCTTCCATGACATGATCGAACACGGGTCCCACGAACCGCGGCAGCCGGCCCGGCTGGCGCATGAACGGACCCGTGTTGGCGGTCATCTGCTTGTTGTATTCAGCGGCGTCGAAGCCTTCGCGGGTGACGACTCGTAGCTCGTCGGACATGTAGCCCGGCGCGATGATTTTCAGCAACGCCACTCTCTCCTTGCCCACGCCCGAAACCGTATATCGCCCCTCGCCATCGGTCTCGACCGCCAAAGGCGCAAACCCCTTGTAGAGGGGCAAGATCCGCTCGGGATGGCCCATGAGTGATTGCGAATTCCGTTTCCATTTTTCCAGCAAGCGATCGAGCGGCCCGTCTTCTGCCGCTTCGATACCGTTGACGACGATTTTGGCGCCCTTGACAGGCCGGCCTTCCGTATCCGCCAGTCGCGCGCGAATGGGGCATTTTTCCGTAAGTCGTAGCGAAAGCTCCGTCTTTGCGTCGTCGCGACCGACGGTGAAGCCGTCCAGCCCGAAGCCCGCCTTGTAGGCAATCAGCGGAGGCCGGTTCGCCGGACCGATCTTGGCATCGGTCTTTTCCAACGTCCATTCAAACCGTCCCTCGTCGTCCGTGACCGCGCGTTTCTCCCACCAGAGCTCGGCCGGTGCGTCGTCGGCCTTCGGTTTCAATTGCAACCAATGAATCTCCGCCGCCGCGGCCGGCTTGCCGTCGGGCAACAGCACGCGCCCGCGAATGACGGCCGGCTCTTCGGCAATTGCCGACGCGGCCGTGGCAAGAAGCAAGAGTGCCGCGCAGAGAGTTGCCGAGAGCGACGAAGTGCGACCGATTCGGAGCCGAGTCATCGTTGGCCTCACGAAGCAAGGGATGGTTTCCGTGCCCGCCAGCATTATGCCGCGCCGCGAGTGGCGAAAGCAAATATCCGCCTCGAAATCAGTGTCGTTTGCCACTGCCCCTTGACCCGCGGAGAGCGATGCGGTAACTGTTTCTCAGTAAGCCATCAATGGCTGCTGTTGTTGCTCAGGTTCGTGTTTTTGAGAGGGGGAGCTTGCCGTGACGGTGACTCACGTTGGTTCGACGAAAAAGTACGCGGAAGGCTGGCAGTCGATTTTCAGCGGCCAGAAGGGGGCGAAAAAGCCCGCGGCCAAAGCTGCCGGCAAGAAGAAGCCCGCTGGAAAAACGAAGCGGTAGGCCCGGTCATTCAAGCTGGAACCGCACGGGGCGAATCACCACGGTGTCGTCGACGAGATCGAACGGCTTCGCGTCGGCCAGGATCGCGTTGCAACGTTTTAGCCCTTCGTCGGCGGTTTCGATGGCGGCTTTCAGCGGTTGGATTTGGTTCTTTAACTGAGCAAGTTCGGCAAGCCGCCGTTGACCGTCGATCAACTCATCAAGCACTTTCTGCTGCGCGGCAAAGCTGGCCAGATCAGCGCGTCGGCCAACCGCCGCCGCGCGGCGCTTAATTGGCCGCGCACCGTGGCGGGCGGCAGGTCCAGTATTTGCCCGATGTCAGTCGAGTTCAGGTCGCAGTAATAGCGCAGCACAATGGGGTTTCGCAGTTCGGGCGGCAATCGCCGCAAGGCCAGCCGCAGCGCCCGCTGCTCTTCGTTTTCCGCTGCCGCCTGGCTTGCATTGCCGCGCGACAGCTCCGTCCATACCGCTTGCAGCTTTTCCCAAACGTTCAGCCAGCTTCGCCGTCGGCGGTGCTGCAAGCGGCAACGGTTGATCGCCACGCGGAACAACCAGCGGCGGCAATCCTCCTGGCCGCACGGCAACGACTTGGCTTGATGCGCGGCCAGATAAACATTCTGCAGTACGTCGTCAACTTCGGTTCGTGCCACGCCCATCGCGGCGATGAGCCGGCGCAACTTGGGTTCGGCCTCTTGCCAGGCGATCAGCAACGTGTCGTCGGGTTCGGCGCGCACCGCATCTCGCCGCCTGCGGCCGGTGGGCCGGCCCGAAGGCATTGCGACCTCCTGTTTTAGAGCCGCATTCGTCACAGTCGCTTCCCGTGCTCGTGGCCGCCCTAACAAGACAATGCGCGAGGGTGCCCAAGTGTTTGGCGAACTTCGCCACTTCTCCCAATCGGCCCAGAATTCGCTGTTAAGATGGCATAGTTTCGTCCGGCCTGCCTCATTATAATCCCGGCCCTTTCGGGCAGTGTACCCTGCCAGTCTCACCACCCGTTCCATTCGCTTGGGCCAACCGAGATGATCGGACGACGCCCGACAGCATCGCGGCAGTTGCCGGCTCGCGCCGCGTGCGCGGTGCCGTTGCTACTTGTCTTGGCGCTCGCGCCCGCCGTGGCCTCGGCCGACGAGAGCGACGACGGCGCCCCGCGCGCGCCCGCCCTTCGCCTGCGCATCGAATGGGGCAGAGGCCTCGCCCGCAAATGGCAGGGCACCCTGGCCCTGAGCGAGGGCGTGCTGTCGAACCCCTCGCCGCTGGGCATCGAAGCCGACGAACCCGGCTCGATGTGGATCGAAGAAGGCCGCTTATCCGTCAGCCAGCCCAGCGCTCGGCCGTACGACGGCGTCGATGTCGACGTCGACGCCCCACTCGAGGCCTCGTTGATCGTCGCGCTCTCGCCGGCTGACAATCCGATCAGCGGAACGCCTCGGGAGATTCCCCTCGCGCAGTTGATCCATCGCAGGTTCGACGGCCAGCTCGACGACCGCAAGAACGTATTGCGAGTGCTACGCGCGCCGGGAGACAAGCTGCGAGTCACGCTCGACCGCGACGCCTTGATCTACCAGTCCGACGAGCCGCTCGAAATCGAGGTGACGCCGACCTGTCTTGCCGAGGCCGCCGGCGCCCGACTCCGCTTGCAGGCCCGGCTGACGAACGCACTGGACAAGAGCGACGCCGGCGTCCTGGAAAAGGAATGTCAGCTCGACGAGCACGGCTCGTCGCCGCCCGTGGCGTTCTCGCTGCCTCTGCCGAAGCAAGAGGGCGTCTACGATCTCGATCTCCAGCCGACCCGCCACCGGTTCGGCCTTTGGTCGCCGGTGAGCGGCGGCCGGCGAATCCAATTCGTCGTGCTCAGCCCCGGTCCGCACTTGCCCCAAGGGGGCAGCGAGCCGCCGGCGGAAACCGTCGTGGAAATCGACCCCGCCAACCCCACCTGGTGGCAGCGATTGCCGAGCATTCCGATGCTGCCGTCGCTGCGCAGGCCCTTGGGCAGCGGCGATGCCGCCGTCTGGCAGCATTCGCTCGGCAATCTGGTGCAGATTGGCGCCAGGAACGCCGCGGGCTGGGAGGCCTACCCCTTGCCGATCGATCGGCCGGGCGAACCCCACATCGTCGAAATACAGTATCCCAACGACGTGCCGCAAGTGCTCGGCGTCAGCATTGTCGAGCCAAACGACACGGCGGTGGTCACGCCGACCGGCCTCGATTCGGGCGTTTACTTGCCCGACGACGGGGCCGAGGTCGAACCGAAGATGAACCTGCACCGGCTGGTGTTCTGGCCGCGCACCAAGACGCCCCTGCTGCGGCTCGACGGCTCGAAAGCCGTGTATGGCAAAATCCGCGTGCTCGGACCGCGTCGTCCGGGCATGGCCGCCGTCTTCGATCGCGACGATTGGCAAAGCCACAGCTCGCTGCCCCGCCGCTTTCCCGCCGGCGATCAGCCGAACGGCCGACTGCTGGCCGGCTATTACGACCGGCCGCTGTTTGCCGCCAACTTCTCCGCCAATCAGGCGGTCGATCCCATTCACAAGTACCGGCTGGACGACTGGCGGACCTTCTACGAAGGCGGCAGCCGGCTCGTCGAGTACCTGAACTACGTCGGATACAACGGCCTGATGCTCACCGTGCTGGCCGACGGCAGCGCCATCTACCCCAGCGAGCTGCTCTCTCCCACGCCGCGCTACGACACCGGCGCGTACTTCACCACCGGCCAGGATGTCTATCGCAAGGACGTGCTGGAGCTGCTCTTTCGCCTCTTCGACCGCGAAGGGCTGACGCTCGTTCCCGCACTCGATTTCTCCGCTCCGCTGCCGGCACTCGAGAATTTGCGTCGCGACGGACCCGGCGGCGGGGGGATCGAACTGGTCGGGCGAGACGGTCAGCCCTGGCTGAAGCACCATCCCCCGCGGCAGCACATCGGCCCCTATTACAATCCGCTCAACGAACAGGTGCAGACCGCGATGATGGAGGTCGCGCGCGAGTTGGCGCACCGTTACCGTCATCATCCGTCGTTCGGCGGACTGGCCCTGCAGCTTACGGCCGACGGCTACGCCCAGCTTCCCGGCGACGACTGCGGCTACGACGACGAGACCCTGGCCGCCTTCGAAGCCGCCAGCGGCGAGCGGCTTCCCCCGGCCGACGGCGGCCTGGCGGGCCGCGTTGCCTGGATCGAAAAGAAAGCCCGGACCCCATGGCTCCAATGGCGGGCAGCCGAGATGACGGCCTTCTACAGCCGCATGCAGACCCAGATCGCAGCCGAGCGGCCGGGGCTGAAGCTGTATCTGGCCGGGACGGGGCTGTTCGATCGGCCCGAAA is part of the Pirellulales bacterium genome and harbors:
- a CDS encoding carboxypeptidase-like regulatory domain-containing protein: MMTRLQLARSGVILVALVAASLAAAAGADEPTVLRGHVLLPDGKPAAGAGLYWVHFKAPPPRKREDVLFEKRAVADDEGRFELSLRENDAPIYPTAVGMAHWPLLAYKPGYGADWVYFVPDQVPDDAVLRLVEDRPIRGRVTDTEGRHIAGAKVAVTMISASPSGNLDDFLTDWWKQSNPRGKLEPSLYASFLPLLTTLTTVTDKDGRFELSGIGTERVASVNISAAGLVSDELWVINRDGFDAEKYNKAAQANMLPQMRRLGMFPRLTGPVFDHVAETELVVRGTVFTGRDRQPVARALVGSSGAGVRIGTGNNPIDAQTDETGRFELRGLRRSHDAGLGVYGPPGGNLLFRSVRLELTPGQTIVDVDVEMKEGVVVEGRLFDQATGRRVKGSVQFVPLPGNQYADDPGYGWSKFLRTGSKQTDDDGRFRILAIPGPGVLTARGVQIGRPGIDGNKPMTYRQASFSEEDSKRVPTIGDDDDRYFAGADDTRQSLTMQNAVKVLDLAPDGGPVTCDLPLDPGKTATIAIEDEQGQPLTDAVVSGVADTGPITFKIAAATCTIYGLGADRPRHVCILHARRHLAASLTLTGGEPGPVTVRLRPTASIAGRALDPDGEPLADAVVQIGYQRRAARELFWFLQRDQAPLKTDAEGRFRVENVLPGERLTLSFQQGDKFFGGPRITSENRQLGPGEQLELGDLKMKALN
- a CDS encoding sigma-70 family RNA polymerase sigma factor, with protein sequence MPSGRPTGRRRRDAVRAEPDDTLLIAWQEAEPKLRRLIAAMGVARTEVDDVLQNVYLAAHQAKSLPCGQEDCRRWLFRVAINRCRLQHRRRRSWLNVWEKLQAVWTELSRGNASQAAAENEEQRALRLALRRLPPELRNPIVLRYYCDLNSTDIGQILDLPPATVRGQLSAARRRLADALIWPALPRSRKCLMS
- a CDS encoding family 10 glycosylhydrolase, with product MPLLLVLALAPAVASADESDDGAPRAPALRLRIEWGRGLARKWQGTLALSEGVLSNPSPLGIEADEPGSMWIEEGRLSVSQPSARPYDGVDVDVDAPLEASLIVALSPADNPISGTPREIPLAQLIHRRFDGQLDDRKNVLRVLRAPGDKLRVTLDRDALIYQSDEPLEIEVTPTCLAEAAGARLRLQARLTNALDKSDAGVLEKECQLDEHGSSPPVAFSLPLPKQEGVYDLDLQPTRHRFGLWSPVSGGRRIQFVVLSPGPHLPQGGSEPPAETVVEIDPANPTWWQRLPSIPMLPSLRRPLGSGDAAVWQHSLGNLVQIGARNAAGWEAYPLPIDRPGEPHIVEIQYPNDVPQVLGVSIVEPNDTAVVTPTGLDSGVYLPDDGAEVEPKMNLHRLVFWPRTKTPLLRLDGSKAVYGKIRVLGPRRPGMAAVFDRDDWQSHSSLPRRFPAGDQPNGRLLAGYYDRPLFAANFSANQAVDPIHKYRLDDWRTFYEGGSRLVEYLNYVGYNGLMLTVLADGSAIYPSELLSPTPRYDTGAYFTTGQDVYRKDVLELLFRLFDREGLTLVPALDFSAPLPALENLRRDGPGGGGIELVGRDGQPWLKHHPPRQHIGPYYNPLNEQVQTAMMEVARELAHRYRHHPSFGGLALQLTADGYAQLPGDDCGYDDETLAAFEAASGERLPPADGGLAGRVAWIEKKARTPWLQWRAAEMTAFYSRMQTQIAAERPGLKLYLAGTGLFDRPEMAHKLRPVLSRVTTKNEEALLSVGIDPQGQAKRDDVVIMRPQWVAPLQSLAAQAVNLELNFDQQLDRLFAEQPVTAALFYHEPRESRLKSFDAKNPFKGVPSRHLAQVVPSAQHTRRRFVHAVATLDARAMFDGGRLLPLGQEHELGPLVAAYRGLPNLPFATVEGHCQPVTVRSLSHDGRTYVYFANDSPWKVDVSLTVEKAAECTVRSLYPGRRATIPSGDGYKQNWLVPLEPYDLLAVAFSTENVKLSGAEVRLDRTIVAQLDARIQDLTERARVLKEPLPLDAPANGDFERPAVRGGISGWESAPAGALARLVPAQQGEVVLDNQEPYAGQQCVKLSARGGKVTLASAAFPAPATGWLSVSVWMRAKHAGPPPKLTLALEGTVSGNVYRRQESIPDARNAVRLGDEWKMYSFVFDNLPTVDISPLRLRFTCDGNGEVWLDDVRTFDLEKREGNDLVTLVWLAIQRAGAKLEKKEYADCWQLLDGYWPRYLRTYVPLTQEPIANHPRPRRAAPAAPPPKTGLYERVKDSLRWWR